The sequence below is a genomic window from Hippocampus zosterae strain Florida chromosome 7, ASM2543408v3, whole genome shotgun sequence.
CTTGCTTGCCCACCGGCCGCCCCTTCCCGCCACACGCACCCAAACACTTTGGGCGTCTTTCACATGGCGACCGGGTGCTAAAAGCGGACGCTGGTTTTAAAGTGCTTACTGTCATCGGCTGGCACGCCCTTTTTCCACCCCTTCGCAGCTGCTCGGACAACTGTGGCGCACGGGtggaaaaagtcaagtcaagtgtggGAAAGCCCAGCTCGGATGAATATGATGATCGTCAGCTAGCATGCTAACCGTTAGCATGCTCACACGTacggcagggaaaaaaaagccaaatttgACCACGATGAATCGGTGAGAGAAGAGGCAAAATTTTCAAACATCAACATTCGTCTTCGGCAAGAAATCAAGATTCATCGCAAATCCGGGTGGTCAATCATCCATATTTGGCTCAAATCAGATCGACAGAATTTGAGTTCAGGTTTTCGCTTCTGGCTCTGTGTCGTGCGTACGTGCGGCCTCTTGGCAAATGGCGTCCGAATCGGATTGGATTCAAGTGCCCGCGCATGGTCAGTGGCATCGCTAAATTCCAATTGGATCAAACCTGGATCAAATTTGGCTTCATGTTGCAGCTTCTGACCCCCAAATACACAACTTGGATACAATGGGAACGGGATAGTCGGCGTGCGCGGGCGCAATTTCAACAGGATTTGTTTTGCGGTTTAATACGAGCCACTGACGAGGAAGCACAAAGCGGCGGAGCGGCTCTCGACTCCTTTGCCTCCCGTCAGCCTTGAATACTTTCCACCTTTGACAGCTGCAATCTAAATTTACGCCAGCGGCAGGAAAAAGATTTGGACATCCTGCCGTCCGCTTCCTGTCACAGTGACCTCCACGTGTGGAAAACAAGGCGGACGTGGAGGTCGGAGGGACGGCGGGAAGCTCCCTGCCACCTGCCGTCTTCGCGCTCTGACGTGTCAACGACGGGACGGGACGGGACAAGATGCGACGCGTGCGGCCGGCCGCTCACTTCCTGccacttcacgtgcaaacaaaaagatgacaaatgcTTCGCAACGACTCAAACTTGATGATCAAGCATGGACATGCTCAAAAGCATTTAGTCTAGTCTTAATTTGAGCATCCTGTCTGATGTCATagatcagattaaaaaaaaaaaaaagatggataacAGCCTGCTCATCTTTGTACAAGTTGTACGACTCGCATTAGCCATTTCTCTAAAAGTGCTTGTCCCGTCTCCTGCCGCTTAAGGGCTGACTTTTGTCCGGTCACAGGAGACgtccgtggaggaggaggtggcttGGGACGCCGCAGAAGTGCGCCCGCTGGCCGGGACTCAACAACAATCAACGGAACCATCTGTGGCGGGCGCCGCACTCACACCTTTTGTGTCGGACGCAACTATTTGCAAAAAGTTCGGGAGAGTGGCCGTCCGGGTGacattttgggtttcaagcaggtgtcaaattcatttgggTTGAGGAACTACAAGTGGCCCGGACTTGTGTAATATGCCACACGGGACCATTCTGGCCCAGCGCAACCGGCCGATCATTTCCtacttgttattgttgttgttatttttgttcttgtggAACCTTCTTGAAGTCCTAAACAGACGTGAAAGCTTGAAGATGATTATTTACCTCGATAAGTAAATCGAGCGACGGGTCCCATTGGGCCAAACATCCATTTCCTGTGTCTAACATCCACTTCCCTTGTGTGCGCGGCGTCAAATCTGGAAGCCGCCCTACTCCTCCACCGAgtcaccccccgaccccctcgaTTATAATTAGCTGCCAGGCTTAAGTTTGATCCCGATGAAAACGCTGACCCAAAACTAATGACGACAATCTTGAGTCGCTGGGCTAATGTTGGCTAATGTAATAATGGCGTCGTTTCAACATGGAGGCAGGTGGCCTCAGCACGAGCGCGGCCGGGCTATTTGCagaccaacaaaacaaagcCCGTGCAGACACGGGTGAGCGCGCATGCCTTGTGGTTTCCGAGCAGATCTTGACCAAATGAATATCTATATACAgcgtacagtggtgccttgggaTAGCCACGACCATTATTAGCATATGTCATCCATTACCAGCAAAGCATTCCGTCGGTTAGCCGCTAGCAGAGCAGGGGCCGTCAGTTAGCCGCGAATATTAGCATTCACTGGGAGGCTCTGTATTTGAATGCCGACACTCTTGGCTATCGCATTGCCTTCGCTTCACTTTTGGGGCAGCAATGAGCGTGGTAACCAACTTTGCACGGACGCTTGTACAGGACATGACTCGCACACAAGAAGTGACTCTAAAACAGGAACCGTTTGATGTGTGAAGAAGTAAAAGTTacgtgcacatgcacacacatacacacctcaCTAACTTCCACTTCCTGCATTACTAGCTACATATGATGGGAAACCGAttgtctctcactcacacacacacacacacacacacacacgcacgcccacactttacaaaaaaacaagtatttgtCAGCACTGACTGATCAATGTTTGTGCCTTATTTTTATGTGGTGGCATTTTTAAGGTTTTGCTTTTAATCtcattcaaatacatttctgaTTTGGACCGCATTTTAATGTTGGCCATTTTTCCGGTATTtgcagagtgattttttttcttggtgtacAAGTTGGAGAGCCACTCACCCGACGTCATATGCAAGCGATGACTCTGGTGGTGAATGCAGAATTCCCGCCTAGAGGGCAACAGAAGATACATACAATAGGGTTAATTAAACTCACCACCGCTTTATGCTAACACCTGCACTTCATTATGCATGCTAAGGTTGGCAGCTAAATgaacaaatgtgtttgtgtgacagTAGACGTTTGCCCACTGCACTGCCAGGAACAAAATTCCCGGAGTTttccagaatatttttttttaaaaaaacgtttttagggGAATTTCCTGCCCTTGAAAACTTCCCAACAGTCAATTACAAGAGGGTGATTCAGTTCTTTTACTGTTGTTGATGACTATTTATGTGACGGaaggaagcaggaagtgatgaaaACGATGAATGGATGggaattctgtgtgtgtgcgcgctcgtgtattgttgtttttattgcgcGTGTGCGTCTTTGTGACAAGTGTCTTCAGAGGATGTTATTGGCCGTTTAgatcctgtttttttcccctttccatAACACAGGTGCACTCATTGAGTAACAAACTCCTCTGGCTACCAGAGGGGGGCACCAAGGGGCCAGGTCACCTCTTTTTGCGCGCTTATATCGGCACGCTAGCTGCCAATTTTCAAGGTCAACAATAATAGGCAGAAAGAAGGCTGGTCAAAGTCATGGTTCGGACGTTGTCGGCGGTGAGCCCGCTGATCTTTTATGAGCAGCTGCTGCGAATCAACGCCTCCTTGGATTCGTGCTTGGATGAAGTAGATGGTGCTCACGCGTGTGAAGGTCGACACGTGTTCATCTCAACGTCATACAAAAACACACTCTTGGGCTGTATGTAGGTCATGAGGCCGACCCGTTAGCCACTCACGATGGCACGTTTCACCAGTTACCTCCCAACTTTGGAATACCTAAACTTTAATAAGAGGTCAAAGCAAATTATGGAAAACTCAAACATAATGTGCTTGGTAAGGCTTGGCAACACGTGACTGGAAGACGTTTCACAACAGGAAGTATTTCATATCAGCCATTATTGATAATTATTTGTTTTACCCGTTTTATATACGAAAAGCAATTAACTGTTTCGGTAATGCGGTGTCATGTGCAAAGTGCTCCACCGCCAGAATATTGTAAAAGCATCTTGGCCTTCGAAGCTAGCTACCCCAAAGCGGTATCGTGTGCTAGCTACCCCAAAGCGGTATCGTGTGTATTTGCATTAACCGTCATTCAATGTTCATACAATAATCCTACTTGCCACAGTTCTTTTATACAATATTTTACTTGCCTCTGATGCCGAGGGTAGGACACTAGCGCAGCGTACGTCAAAGATTtggaattcatttacttgaacaCGCTTCGATTGAAAGAGTTGTAGTGAAGCGACGCGCCACTGACCTGAACGAAATTGCGCCACTGCGTCTTCTCGCGTGAGTACGTGCACTTCGTTGGTTTAGCCTATTTTCTTTATGTTTGGAGTCGGTTGCGCGTTGCTTGTAACAAGCCGGAGTCCGGGTTTGCTTTCTGGTTGTTATCTATTTTACATGTTATCGAAGGGTGTTGTAATacatattagtgttgaattacTGCCGTCGCGAGCTGacggccatcttacgttgccagtTGCTGAACGCACCTGTCCCATTAAGTTTGGGACAAATATTACATGCAGATTTCACCGGAAGGAATTCGAGAAAATCTTGCTTTAAAAGTATATCTCTGGTGTGCTACTCAAAAATCATGACTCCATACAGAGATCCTGGCATAAAATACGCATGGCACGTGTTTTCAGCAGGAAAAACAAACTGTCATTGGCAATGCAAGATGGCTGCCGTGTGGCTTTGCCGTCACGGGTCAATTAGTTGTAGTCCAGTCCAGTCCACAGTCCGTCGGTTGGAGGCAGTGTTGCAACATTCTGTGATTATCACTGATATTGCATCTCTTGCGCGCAGTTCAAAAACAGCCCCAAAATCATATGGATGGGGGATTTCAAACTGTTTTATCCCCCCATCCCGCACTCTTTTTCAAAGGCCACAAAATTCAAAAGTGATACAAGACACCTGATACTTGGTTCAtttattgaacacacacacacacacacagacacacacacacactctcaatcAAACCAATCCGTCCCTGGAGTCAAGCTGATGTGTCGAAAAGCCTATCGATCATGTCCTCCACTTCCTCTGGGCGGTACTTGTGGTACTTCTCTGGGTTCTTGGTGAAAGGCAGGTTGGCACATCTATAACCCAAAGCAATCACAAAGCAAAACTTCTTATGTTTGAGTCAAAGAGTGTATTCAAAGTGTTTCTAATAAAGTCTTAAAAAGCGTATTAAATGTGTACCAAATGCCATTTAAGCAGCAGTCaccattttcaaaacataacaAGATGgcacaatgcccccccccccaccccaccccttatGGTTGTCAGCTCCTCAAATATGTCCGGCCGTACGACATCTTGGTCAGTTCCTCAAtcatccaccttttttttttgtaagtgggCATGCATGCACCTGTTCAGGAAGCCGGTGTAGGCATGTGTGACGGCTCTCTTCTGAGCCAGTCGGATGAAGTCTCGCTGCTCCTTGTCAGGAACGGCCCATCCCTTCTGGATCTTGCACAGCTCCTCCAGGCCTTCGTTGAAGccctaacacacacatacaccgctgtcacacgcacgcacacatgcaaatCCATTCGGTATGCTGACCTTGAACTTGTCCTTGATAACCTGCCGTTCTTTGTCCTTGAGCTGAAAAGAATACAGTGTGGGTTACCGTGGCGACGCAGCATTGCCATTAAATCGTGAACGCGCGTCGCCGGCGTCTCGTGCTGACCTTGGCGCCGGGCTGGAAGGCGGGAAGGTTTCGCTCGGTCAGGTGCTCCGTCACTTTCAGCCAACTGAGAAGAGCAGGGGACACCGGAGCGAGTTGGCTTGGAGCGACGGCGGGGATAAACTGACGCAAAAGGCAACAGAAGGAGGAGCAAGGGCAGGAGGGAAGGAATGGGGAAGATgcgaggaggacgacgacgacaacgaGAGCACCTGCGTTGGTAAACGTGTATTTGTTGCTCGATGAGCTCTCGGTATGAACTCTCAGCTCGCTTCTGAGTCACCGTCACCAACTGGATCAGCTCCGACCTGCGCACGGGAACAGACGCGCACACATCAGCACACGTGTGCAACGCGCACAAGCCAGTCACGTGATGTGCGTGCGCTCTGACTTCTCGAGAGACTTGAGGATGTAGTTGTAGTTGTTATGGAGGAAGATGGCGCTCAGAGCCGAATCCTCGTACACTTTGGACTTGCTGAGCAGGTTCAGCTGAAGGTTCCCCAGGACTTTACCTAAACACACGGACTCGCTCGTCAGGCtgcgtgcgtgcacgcgcaCGCGTGTAGATACGTACAGATGTACGTGCTGAGGAGGCGCTTGTTGAATTCCGACGTGTAGCTGCTGGATGAAGACGCGGActctggaaaacacacacaaacggcaTGAGTGTTGCCGTTACCGAGGTAACACCACGTCCACTCATTTGGTATGAACCATGTTGCTGCAGAACCACAAAAAGCCTCTGGAGGGCGTGCTTACCTCGGGGGTCTAAAGGGATATTGTAAGTGTCCCCCAGCACTAAAAGGGGAGCCCCCAACCCGacagacaaagaagaagaagaagaagaagaggttaGTGTACAGGAAGTAGAAACATTAGCAGGGGACGTGGGATAGTGTCATGATCGCCCCTCGGACAGGACAGGAAGCTGCACGCCATAAGCAGGAAGTGGAAAGAGACAACAAGTGGCAAGTTTGTGGCCGCACACGAGGACGAGAGCTTTTGAGGAGGTGGAAGCATGGCGGTCATGCAGCAACACGCACCTTCGTCCACACGGGGGCGCCAGAGCTAGGCGGCTAAGGTGCTAACGTGCGGCGTACCTTGTGAGGCCAGCATGGCTCCGGCCGTCTCGTGGAAGtccagcagctgctgcaggAACAGGATGGCCTGGGGGAGGAGCCGGGGAATCAGACAGGAAGTCCACGGCTCAAAGGTTTCGTTTGGCTTACGTTGCTGGTCAGCTCGTGCACCGTGCCGTCCTTGGGCATGTTGTACTCCTTGTCGGGATCGTTCTGAAGACACGCAGAGACAAGAGCGTGAAGTGCCGGAAGAGAAAAAGGAAGTTTGAGAGGATCGTGCCTTGATGCTGTCGGCGAACTCCTCCAGCGCTTTGGCGCCGATGCTCTCCATGGACGTGATGAGCGCCGGCAGCTTGTTCTTGGTGCTCGCCGCCGTACCCTCAACAAGGAAACGGGAAGAGCGAGTTAGCCCGACCGCCGCGCCATCCCCCCCCCGTCCCATGCCGGCCGCCTACCTGCAGCGTGGCGTCAAAGTCGGCCTTGTTGATCTTGAGGTGCCTGAGGACGGGGAAGATGGCGAGCACGGCCGAGTAGTCGTGGCGCAGGATGGCGCGGCGGGCGGCGCCCACGATATTGTCGCCCTCCAGCATCACGTTGTCCAGCGCTTCCTGCCCGACGACGCCACGCTCTCGCTTAGCATCCGCGCCAATTCTCCGCGTACAACAAGTCTCGttctaccgtttttttttttactccagaaACGCCTGAGCGGCGCTTAAAATAGCAAAGCGTCGGCACCTGAATGAGGGAGTCGAAGGTCTTCTTCTGGTGGTGCTCGGGGATGACCTCGCTGAGGAGGGCGTACTCGCTCTGCGCCAGCTTGACGAAAGCGCTGATGCAGTGGACGTACACGTCCATCTCCGCGTCCAGCCCGTCGTCTTTGCCTGGCGAGCACACGGGAAAAATTGAGCCGTCGCGCACGCCAGATGAACGTAGCCGCACGCCGCGGCGGGTCGAAAATGAGCACCCGCTGCATTGCgttggaggactttttttttttttttttttgcagctctcAAATGGTTTCTTTCCTTTGTATTTGTTGGAGTCACAAAATAACCAACGGGTTGATTTATTGTCAGAACATTTTTGAGAAATAAAATATCCAAACCCAATTCCGatgaagttcattcattcattcattcatcttccgagccgcttgatcctcactagggtcgcggggggtgctggagcctatctcagctgtcttcgggcagtaggcgggggacaccctgaatcggtcgccagccaatcgcagggcacacagaaacgaacaaccattcgcactcacactcacaactagggacaatttagagcgtccaatcagcctgccacgcatgtttttggaatgtgggaggaaaccggagcacccggagaaaacccacgcaggcccggggagaacatgcaaactccacacagggaggccggagctggaatcgaacccggtacctctgcactgtgaaaccgacgtgctaaccactggactaccgggccgcctccgaTGAAGTTGTGAAacataaatcaaaacagaatacaacaaTTTGCAAGTGAGGTTCAATCTCTAGTGAGTTGAATACTATTGATATAGACGACAAGATATTTCACATTCAAACTGatcaagttgattttttttttttggagcaatcAATCAGAAACACGTTTTATGAATTccgagccttttttttctggattaaaATGAATTTCATGATTTTAAAATTGTCCCCGGAGCCCGAACGTCTGCTGCCAATGCCTGTCAGTCTGATGGAGAAGGGGACGGGGTGCTGGGCGCAGGGGGGTGGGCTGCCACTCACCTGGGGGGCCGCCGTGCTTGTCAGCCAGCGCCTCAGAGATGAGTCTGGCCCGCGGGTCGTGATCGGAACCTGCTGAGACGGACCTCGTCAGACCGCGCCGCCGTGACGAGGtcctgggggtgggtggggcaaAGCTAAACTCGACACCGGCCCGCCACCGAgcacccggggggggggggggggtagcgtcACACCAGCAACTAGAGCCCCTTTCACCTCCACTTACCGCAAAAGGGACCGTCGCAAGTACAACGAAGACACGGCATgaaggaggaaggggagggtgACAACAAAGGGGGAAGAAGAAAAGACGAAGGTGGATGAATGGGAGGGGCAAAATAAGAGCTAAaaaaggaggaaggaaggaggtgAGGACGAGGAAGATGAAGAGCAAGACCCATGTCAGGAGGGGCGTGTTGGGGGCGGTGGAGTGACAACAAGATGAAGAaggggaggaggtggaggacgaATGGCACGTCAAAAGACAGCGGATCCGAAAGCCCGCTTTCACCCgaagaaggggggaggggctcaAGTTCAAGCCTTAAGTCTCAAGTCCTTGTCTCAAGTCTCAAGTCTGCGTCTGCGTCGTTGTGAGGCGTAACTCTACACTGTTCCACCACAAGAAACGGAAAAGAGAGcccgagaagaagaagaagaagaagatgtgcGCCGGTTACCTTCCAGAGGTGCCAGGTTGGACCCCCCCTTTTTGCCATCCAGCCCATGCTGTGAGTACTGTTTCAGAAGGTTCTGAGCCTTGCGAATGGTCCCTGGGCCccaagaggagcaggaggaggaggagttagAGGAGGAAGGGCAGCAAGGTCAGGAGGGTCCCGATAGCCAAAGGGAAGAAGAACAAGTAGAGAAAGCACAGCCGCGCAGTGAGAGATCAACGAGACGGCCAAAGAGCACACCCTCAACGAGAAATCGATAGTCAACCCTCGCCTGGTTTAtcgtgggggggggacaggctCCACACTACGGCCGCCGCATGTAAACGTGACTTGTTCATCTGCCTTTTTGCTGTTCGTTACACTGCACGTCTTGCGGCTCAGTGCTGCCCCACATGTTGTGGCAGAACGTCACAAAACGGGATTCTTTCGCAACCCACGATAACCCGGCAGGGGTTCACTCAACTTCTTGTGAGCGCCACTGCaattcacgcacacacagagagCATGGTCTCTTAGCAACGGGTAAGTGTCAGCTGGCAACTCAAGCTTGAGAGATAGCAAAGCACCGAGGGTTAATCACATGGCGACGTGTCGCATCATGGAGCCAGAAAAAGACCTTGAGAACTACAGTACACGCTAGAAAATACTACCTGCGTCGACGCCATGTTGGATGCAGCAAGGCCGAGCCATGGCTGCTGCGCACGCTTTCATGTGCATCGAGGAGTACGGCTTTTGAGCGACATTATAAAGTTCTACTCGTTCAGATTGAGTGACTGACTCCTTCGCAAGATGATTGCCATTTGCTGATTTGAACTGTCGATCAACGGCGGACTAAATGAACAGCTTGCCCCACTGCCACATCCAACATGGCCGGCGTGTACTAGCAAACGGCGAGAGGAGACGCCGTCTTACCGGGCCTCTTGGGAACCTTCTTGGTGGGCGTGTCTTTGCGCTTGGCCTGGATGGCGGGCGAGTAGAGGACAGCCGAAGAAGCGCTGTTCTTGCGCAAGTGCTCCTTCAGGCCTTTGATGGAGCGATCCAGCTGGCTGGAGCGGATCTGGAAGTAGACCGTCATGAagtctgccaaaaaaaaaaaaaaaaaaaaaaagtcattcatttGTCAGAAAAATGGCTAAAATTGTCATCTGTGTTTTCGAAAGTGAAAGCAAATGTTACTCTGAGCCCAAACGTGACATATGACAAGGCGAGCGCGGTTCACCTTGATTGCGTCCGTATTCCACCAGCCATCCGCCGATGCAGATGATGTCGTGGAGGACGGCTTGGGGCAGGTGCTCCAGTATCACGTCCTCCTGGACGTCCAGCTCGTCGTCGGCCACGCCGATGGCATCCAGGATGAGCACGGGCGGCACTGGCTTGCTGTAGCGGGTCAGCAGGCTGCGGAACTCCGCCTCCAGGAGCTCCTTGCCCTTCTCGAAGAGTCCTTTCTGCAGCACATTCCAATTTGAAGGGTGAAGCGACGTAAGCGGCGCACGCCAACGGAGACGCACTCCCAACCCCCAAAAGCCCACAAAAACTAGCTTTTTCCAAAGAACAGTGTTTGAGATCCATTAGGgggcattcaaagacaaaaacggCTGAACGGGTGAGCGGCAGGCGGCGGGTCGTACCACTGTGTTGAGTTCGGGGCTGTCAGGATTGTTGTCCTGGAAGTACTCCACGGCTTTCTGGATCTTGGCGATGCATGCCAGATACTCGTCCAGGCGCCCCGTCGGTCTGGAATACAAACGCCGCAAAGTCAGGAGCAGTGGCGACCTTCGATCCCCCCCGGCCAAGAGCTCCCCCATATCCCATCCCCCAGCTCACCCCTCCCTTATGATGCGGTCCGTATCCTTGGCCACATGGTAGTAGCTGATGACGTGGTCCATGCAGGACAGCGTCTTGTCCACGTTGTCCTGCAGACGCTGCAGGTTCTCCGTCTGCTTGTGCACGGGAATGATGGAGTTCTCCAGCTGCATCAGGCGGCTCTCAAAAGACGACAGAATGGACACCTGCCAAAAGCACACACGCGAGCATCTTAAGCCACCCGCATTCGT
It includes:
- the exoc7 gene encoding exocyst complex component 7 isoform X5, which produces MIPTEDASARKREIEEKLKQEQETLSFIRENLEKSDQLTNGMVSILSSFESRLMQLENSIIPVHKQTENLQRLQDNVDKTLSCMDHVISYYHVAKDTDRIIREGPTGRLDEYLACIAKIQKAVEYFQDNNPDSPELNTVKGLFEKGKELLEAEFRSLLTRYSKPVPPVLILDAIGVADDELDVQEDVILEHLPQAVLHDIICIGGWLVEYGRNQDFMTVYFQIRSSQLDRSIKGLKEHLRKNSASSAVLYSPAIQAKRKDTPTKKVPKRPGSDHDPRARLISEALADKHGGPPGKDDGLDAEMDVYVHCISAFVKLAQSEYALLSEVIPEHHQKKTFDSLIQEALDNVMLEGDNIVGAARRAILRHDYSAVLAIFPVLRHLKINKADFDATLQGTAASTKNKLPALITSMESIGAKALEEFADSIKNDPDKEYNMPKDGTVHELTSNAILFLQQLLDFHETAGAMLASQVLGDTYNIPLDPRESASSSSSYTSEFNKRLLSTYICKVLGNLQLNLLSKSKVYEDSALSAIFLHNNYNYILKSLEKSELIQLVTVTQKRAESSYRELIEQQIHVYQRSWLKVTEHLTERNLPAFQPGAKLKDKERQVIKDKFKGFNEGLEELCKIQKGWAVPDKEQRDFIRLAQKRAVTHAYTGFLNRCANLPFTKNPEKYHKYRPEEVEDMIDRLFDTSA
- the exoc7 gene encoding exocyst complex component 7 isoform X4, which encodes MIPTEDASARKREIEEKLKQEQETLSFIRENLEKSDQLTNGMVSILSSFESRLMQLENSIIPVHKQTENLQRLQDNVDKTLSCMDHVISYYHVAKDTDRIIREGPTGRLDEYLACIAKIQKAVEYFQDNNPDSPELNTVKGLFEKGKELLEAEFRSLLTRYSKPVPPVLILDAIGVADDELDVQEDVILEHLPQAVLHDIICIGGWLVEYGRNQDFMTVYFQIRSSQLDRSIKGLKEHLRKNSASSAVLYSPAIQAKRKDTPTKKVPKRPAGSDHDPRARLISEALADKHGGPPGKDDGLDAEMDVYVHCISAFVKLAQSEYALLSEVIPEHHQKKTFDSLIQEALDNVMLEGDNIVGAARRAILRHDYSAVLAIFPVLRHLKINKADFDATLQGTAASTKNKLPALITSMESIGAKALEEFADSIKNDPDKEYNMPKDGTVHELTSNAILFLQQLLDFHETAGAMLASQVLGDTYNIPLDPRESASSSSSYTSEFNKRLLSTYICKVLGNLQLNLLSKSKVYEDSALSAIFLHNNYNYILKSLEKSELIQLVTVTQKRAESSYRELIEQQIHVYQRSWLKVTEHLTERNLPAFQPGAKLKDKERQVIKDKFKGFNEGLEELCKIQKGWAVPDKEQRDFIRLAQKRAVTHAYTGFLNRCANLPFTKNPEKYHKYRPEEVEDMIDRLFDTSA
- the exoc7 gene encoding exocyst complex component 7 isoform X6; protein product: MIPTEDASARKREIEEKLKQEQETLSFIRENLEKSDQLTNGMVSILSSFESRLMQLENSIIPVHKQTENLQRLQDNVDKTLSCMDHVISYYHVAKDTDRIIREGPTGRLDEYLACIAKIQKAVEYFQDNNPDSPELNTVKGLFEKGKELLEAEFRSLLTRYSKPVPPVLILDAIGVADDELDVQEDVILEHLPQAVLHDIICIGGWLVEYGRNQDFMTVYFQIRSSQLDRSIKGLKEHLRKNSASSAVLYSPAIQAKRKDTPTKKVPKRPGTIRKAQNLLKQYSQHGLDGKKGGSNLAPLEGKDDGLDAEMDVYVHCISAFVKLAQSEYALLSEVIPEHHQKKTFDSLIQEALDNVMLEGDNIVGAARRAILRHDYSAVLAIFPVLRHLKINKADFDATLQGTAASTKNKLPALITSMESIGAKALEEFADSIKNDPDKEYNMPKDGTVHELTSNAILFLQQLLDFHETAGAMLASQESASSSSSYTSEFNKRLLSTYICKVLGNLQLNLLSKSKVYEDSALSAIFLHNNYNYILKSLEKSELIQLVTVTQKRAESSYRELIEQQIHVYQRSWLKVTEHLTERNLPAFQPGAKLKDKERQVIKDKFKGFNEGLEELCKIQKGWAVPDKEQRDFIRLAQKRAVTHAYTGFLNRCANLPFTKNPEKYHKYRPEEVEDMIDRLFDTSA
- the exoc7 gene encoding exocyst complex component 7 isoform X3, translating into MIPTEDASARKREIEEKLKQEQETLSFIRENLEKSDQLTNGMVSILSSFESRLMQLENSIIPVHKQTENLQRLQDNVDKTLSCMDHVISYYHVAKDTDRIIREGPTGRLDEYLACIAKIQKAVEYFQDNNPDSPELNTVKGLFEKGKELLEAEFRSLLTRYSKPVPPVLILDAIGVADDELDVQEDVILEHLPQAVLHDIICIGGWLVEYGRNQDFMTVYFQIRSSQLDRSIKGLKEHLRKNSASSAVLYSPAIQAKRKDTPTKKVPKRPGTIRKAQNLLKQYSQHGLDGKKGGSNLAPLEGKDDGLDAEMDVYVHCISAFVKLAQSEYALLSEVIPEHHQKKTFDSLIQEALDNVMLEGDNIVGAARRAILRHDYSAVLAIFPVLRHLKINKADFDATLQGTAASTKNKLPALITSMESIGAKALEEFADSIKNDPDKEYNMPKDGTVHELTSNAILFLQQLLDFHETAGAMLASQVLGDTYNIPLDPRESASSSSSYTSEFNKRLLSTYICKVLGNLQLNLLSKSKVYEDSALSAIFLHNNYNYILKSLEKSELIQLVTVTQKRAESSYRELIEQQIHVYQRSWLKVTEHLTERNLPAFQPGAKLKDKERQVIKDKFKGFNEGLEELCKIQKGWAVPDKEQRDFIRLAQKRAVTHAYTGFLNRCANLPFTKNPEKYHKYRPEEVEDMIDRLFDTSA
- the exoc7 gene encoding exocyst complex component 7 isoform X1; this encodes MIPTEDASARKREIEEKLKQEQETLSFIRENLEKSDQLTNGMVSILSSFESRLMQLENSIIPVHKQTENLQRLQDNVDKTLSCMDHVISYYHVAKDTDRIIREGPTGRLDEYLACIAKIQKAVEYFQDNNPDSPELNTVKGLFEKGKELLEAEFRSLLTRYSKPVPPVLILDAIGVADDELDVQEDVILEHLPQAVLHDIICIGGWLVEYGRNQDFMTVYFQIRSSQLDRSIKGLKEHLRKNSASSAVLYSPAIQAKRKDTPTKKVPKRPGTIRKAQNLLKQYSQHGLDGKKGGSNLAPLEGSDHDPRARLISEALADKHGGPPGKDDGLDAEMDVYVHCISAFVKLAQSEYALLSEVIPEHHQKKTFDSLIQEALDNVMLEGDNIVGAARRAILRHDYSAVLAIFPVLRHLKINKADFDATLQGTAASTKNKLPALITSMESIGAKALEEFADSIKNDPDKEYNMPKDGTVHELTSNAILFLQQLLDFHETAGAMLASQVLGDTYNIPLDPRESASSSSSYTSEFNKRLLSTYICKVLGNLQLNLLSKSKVYEDSALSAIFLHNNYNYILKSLEKSELIQLVTVTQKRAESSYRELIEQQIHVYQRSWLKVTEHLTERNLPAFQPGAKLKDKERQVIKDKFKGFNEGLEELCKIQKGWAVPDKEQRDFIRLAQKRAVTHAYTGFLNRCANLPFTKNPEKYHKYRPEEVEDMIDRLFDTSA
- the exoc7 gene encoding exocyst complex component 7 isoform X2, with product MIPTEDASARKREIEEKLKQEQETLSFIRENLEKSDQLTNGMVSILSSFESRLMQLENSIIPVHKQTENLQRLQDNVDKTLSCMDHVISYYHVAKDTDRIIREGPTGRLDEYLACIAKIQKAVEYFQDNNPDSPELNTVKGLFEKGKELLEAEFRSLLTRYSKPVPPVLILDAIGVADDELDVQEDVILEHLPQAVLHDIICIGGWLVEYGRNQDFMTVYFQIRSSQLDRSIKGLKEHLRKNSASSAVLYSPAIQAKRKDTPTKKVPKRPGTIRKAQNLLKQYSQHGLDGKKGGSNLAPLEGSDHDPRARLISEALADKHGGPPGKDDGLDAEMDVYVHCISAFVKLAQSEYALLSEVIPEHHQKKTFDSLIQEALDNVMLEGDNIVGAARRAILRHDYSAVLAIFPVLRHLKINKADFDATLQGTAASTKNKLPALITSMESIGAKALEEFADSIKNDPDKEYNMPKDGTVHELTSNAILFLQQLLDFHETAGAMLASQESASSSSSYTSEFNKRLLSTYICKVLGNLQLNLLSKSKVYEDSALSAIFLHNNYNYILKSLEKSELIQLVTVTQKRAESSYRELIEQQIHVYQRSWLKVTEHLTERNLPAFQPGAKLKDKERQVIKDKFKGFNEGLEELCKIQKGWAVPDKEQRDFIRLAQKRAVTHAYTGFLNRCANLPFTKNPEKYHKYRPEEVEDMIDRLFDTSA